From a single Pseudalkalibacillus hwajinpoensis genomic region:
- a CDS encoding glycosyltransferase, protein MSKLKLLFITKDHTRHIEKSSLYLTKELTKHCNLNLWSIDGDIQDIINHIGVTPDFILLNDYKPDYCPEISGMRSINIPFGIIMHDLQYKMYKRRQFIERENVRYIFANYREAFKKWYPEYVDRMIWFPHHVPTLIFKDYKLNRENDYLMMGAIYKELYPLRQVIKDRFQRDANFTYHSHPGYKELPQDVQGYKVGKDYALELNKAKIFFTCDSNYHFPILKYFETLACETLLLASGSNELRDLGFIDGKTFVEIDDTNFYEKAEYYLENVEERMKIVQLGAELIRNRHSTEIRVKELLDHIKRIINNRV, encoded by the coding sequence ATGTCGAAACTAAAGTTGTTGTTTATTACAAAAGACCATACCCGGCATATCGAAAAAAGCAGCCTTTATCTAACTAAGGAATTGACTAAACATTGCAACTTAAATCTTTGGTCAATTGACGGAGACATTCAGGATATTATTAATCATATTGGAGTAACACCCGATTTCATCCTACTTAATGATTATAAACCTGATTACTGCCCAGAAATTTCTGGGATGCGATCGATTAATATCCCTTTTGGGATAATAATGCATGACTTACAATACAAAATGTACAAGAGAAGGCAATTTATTGAACGGGAAAACGTTCGTTATATTTTCGCGAACTATCGCGAAGCCTTTAAAAAATGGTATCCGGAATATGTAGACAGAATGATTTGGTTCCCTCATCATGTTCCAACGTTAATATTTAAAGATTATAAATTAAATAGAGAAAATGATTATTTAATGATGGGGGCAATTTATAAAGAACTATATCCTTTAAGACAGGTTATAAAAGATAGATTTCAAAGGGATGCTAATTTCACTTACCATTCTCATCCAGGTTATAAAGAATTGCCTCAAGACGTTCAGGGATATAAAGTAGGTAAGGATTATGCACTGGAATTAAATAAGGCAAAAATCTTTTTCACTTGCGATTCAAATTATCACTTTCCTATATTGAAATACTTTGAAACTCTTGCCTGTGAAACACTTCTTCTTGCTTCGGGTTCCAATGAATTAAGAGATCTTGGATTTATAGATGGTAAAACATTTGTTGAGATTGATGATACAAATTTTTATGAAAAGGCGGAATATTATTTGGAAAATGTGGAGGAGAGAATGAAAATCGTTCAGCTAGGAGCAGAATTAATTCGAAATAGACACTCTACAGAAATAAGGGTTAAAGAGTTACTTGACCATATTAAAAGAATAATTAATAACCGGGTATGA